A single genomic interval of Lewinellaceae bacterium harbors:
- a CDS encoding PD40 domain-containing protein, translated as MKKISFLIIALISVAYLHAQINAKLIRYMDVSADQIVFVYGGDLWLMPKTGGTATQVTHSPGEESWPKFSPDGKYIAYTASYNGNDDIYVIPVSGGLPTRVTYQSQADRMVEWHPDGQHLLIASRRESGRQSYNQFYLVDKMGGLPDKLPIPYGELASYSPDGKQLAYITKITENYPFKRYRGGLASDVLIYDFATQKVENITKNNATDGKPAWAGDKVYFISDQAADMRRNIWSYNTKTKQSKQVTDFKDFDITYLSAGPQDLVFEVGGTLYRMGLADEKYQPVNVQVVSDLSVEMPRSVDVSSRIANGTVSPEAKRIIFEARGELFNVPVKEGYTLNLTRSSGAFDRDPAWSPDGKQVAFWSDRSGEFEVWLQDPDGKSPARQLTKRGKGYGYHLFWSPDSKKIAFIDETNTIFIIDANSGATTTAGNHYWNVGHGGRPGYQISWSPDSRWIAFTQQLENSNESIFVFDTRDGQKHQVTSGFYSDYEPVFSVDGKYLFYFTDREFDASYSSLGDGTWIYPNTTRIAALALQPEVASLLAVKNDTMPDPDAKKPEKDTSKLVVNINFTDLESRLELLPITAGNFGAMAAFEGKLVFSKGPNTGSGERQAKLVLYDFDSREEKTVIEGINNVALSADGKSILVGIRGKYGIIKPAPGQKIEDPIPTDGLVMDLVPKEEWQEIFDDTWRRYRDFFYDPNMQGVDWNAMHKRYGALIKDARTRWDVTNIQSNMQAELSAGHTYTGGGDVEQVDRKETGYLGIDWSLDNGKYRIKRIVRPAAWNTEVRSPFDRPGVPVKEGEYILAVNGIVLDPSMDPYAPFEGLNGKTVALTVSKDGMLSTSHTVAVKCLGQGEEIQLRYLEWIENNRKMVDKLSDGKLGYVYMSNTANQGQLELVSMFYGQQDKEGIIIDERFNGGGSLADRFLELMQRPVVYNLHWRHGRDHTWPIRLNLGPKGMLINGWAGSGGDGLPWAFKELKAGPIVGERTLGILVGPATGHQLIDGGSITVPGARLYANDGKWFWEGEGVSPNYEVWDDPELLMQGRDPQIEKVVTEVMKLAKEHPGRMTPAPKPDDRTAKGLNKN; from the coding sequence ATGAAAAAAATTTCCTTTCTGATTATTGCCCTCATCAGCGTTGCATATCTGCACGCTCAAATCAATGCGAAGCTGATCCGTTATATGGATGTATCGGCGGATCAGATCGTCTTTGTCTATGGCGGAGACTTGTGGCTGATGCCCAAAACGGGTGGAACGGCGACCCAGGTCACCCATTCACCGGGCGAAGAGTCCTGGCCTAAATTTTCGCCGGATGGCAAATACATCGCCTACACGGCGAGTTATAATGGCAACGACGACATCTATGTGATCCCTGTTTCCGGCGGGCTGCCTACCCGGGTTACCTATCAGTCCCAGGCAGATCGCATGGTGGAGTGGCATCCGGATGGACAGCATTTGCTTATTGCCTCTCGCCGCGAGAGTGGTAGACAGTCTTATAATCAGTTTTATCTGGTCGATAAAATGGGAGGGCTGCCGGACAAGCTGCCTATTCCTTACGGAGAATTGGCCAGCTATTCACCGGATGGGAAACAATTGGCGTACATCACCAAGATCACCGAAAACTATCCCTTCAAGCGTTACCGGGGAGGTCTTGCTTCCGATGTCCTCATCTATGATTTTGCCACTCAAAAAGTTGAAAATATCACCAAGAACAACGCGACCGACGGGAAGCCGGCCTGGGCTGGAGATAAGGTCTACTTTATCTCTGATCAGGCTGCCGATATGCGTCGCAACATTTGGTCATACAACACGAAGACGAAACAGTCCAAACAGGTAACGGATTTCAAAGACTTTGACATCACCTATCTGTCTGCCGGTCCCCAGGATCTTGTCTTTGAGGTAGGCGGGACTTTATACCGGATGGGTCTGGCCGATGAGAAATATCAGCCAGTCAATGTTCAGGTCGTCAGTGACCTGTCGGTGGAGATGCCACGATCCGTGGACGTAAGCAGCCGGATCGCAAACGGAACGGTATCGCCAGAAGCCAAACGCATCATTTTTGAGGCCCGGGGTGAATTGTTCAATGTGCCTGTGAAGGAAGGATACACGCTTAATCTGACCCGTTCATCCGGTGCCTTTGACCGGGATCCTGCCTGGTCACCGGATGGTAAACAGGTTGCTTTCTGGAGTGACCGAAGTGGTGAGTTTGAAGTCTGGCTGCAGGATCCGGATGGGAAATCTCCTGCCCGGCAACTGACCAAACGGGGTAAAGGGTATGGCTACCATTTATTCTGGTCACCAGACAGCAAAAAGATTGCTTTCATCGACGAGACCAATACCATCTTTATCATCGATGCAAATAGTGGCGCTACCACCACGGCCGGCAACCACTACTGGAATGTCGGACACGGAGGTCGCCCCGGATATCAGATCTCCTGGTCTCCGGATTCCCGGTGGATTGCATTCACCCAGCAATTGGAGAACAGCAATGAATCCATTTTCGTATTCGATACCAGGGATGGACAAAAGCACCAGGTGACCAGCGGATTTTACAGCGATTATGAGCCGGTCTTCAGTGTCGATGGCAAGTACCTGTTTTACTTCACAGACCGCGAGTTTGATGCTTCCTATTCCAGCCTCGGTGACGGTACCTGGATCTATCCCAATACAACCCGCATTGCCGCCCTGGCATTGCAGCCGGAGGTAGCCTCGTTATTGGCGGTGAAAAATGATACGATGCCGGATCCGGATGCTAAGAAACCGGAGAAAGATACGTCCAAACTAGTGGTCAATATCAACTTCACGGACCTTGAATCCCGGCTGGAACTATTGCCCATCACTGCTGGTAATTTTGGTGCGATGGCTGCCTTTGAGGGCAAACTGGTCTTCTCCAAAGGTCCAAATACCGGTTCCGGAGAACGCCAGGCCAAGCTGGTACTTTACGATTTTGATTCACGTGAAGAAAAAACGGTGATCGAAGGTATCAACAATGTAGCCTTGTCGGCCGATGGGAAATCCATCCTGGTCGGCATTCGCGGGAAATATGGCATTATCAAGCCGGCGCCCGGTCAGAAAATCGAAGATCCCATTCCCACTGATGGCCTGGTCATGGATCTGGTACCCAAAGAAGAATGGCAGGAGATCTTTGATGACACCTGGCGGCGCTACCGCGATTTCTTTTACGATCCCAATATGCAGGGTGTGGACTGGAACGCCATGCACAAACGTTATGGCGCGCTGATCAAAGATGCCCGTACGCGATGGGATGTGACCAACATCCAGTCCAATATGCAGGCTGAACTGAGTGCCGGCCATACCTATACTGGTGGCGGTGATGTCGAACAGGTGGATCGGAAGGAAACCGGATATCTCGGTATTGACTGGTCATTGGACAATGGGAAATACCGGATTAAACGCATCGTTCGTCCGGCTGCCTGGAATACGGAAGTGCGGTCTCCTTTTGACCGGCCGGGTGTCCCGGTGAAAGAAGGTGAGTACATCCTCGCCGTGAATGGCATTGTCCTGGATCCGTCGATGGATCCGTATGCCCCTTTCGAAGGTCTTAATGGCAAGACGGTGGCACTTACGGTCAGCAAAGACGGGATGTTATCCACGAGTCACACCGTGGCCGTCAAATGCCTGGGTCAGGGTGAAGAGATTCAACTCCGTTATCTGGAGTGGATCGAGAACAACCGTAAAATGGTGGATAAGCTTTCTGATGGGAAATTAGGTTATGTCTACATGTCCAATACCGCCAACCAGGGCCAGTTGGAACTGGTCAGCATGTTTTATGGTCAGCAGGATAAGGAGGGCATTATCATCGATGAGCGGTTCAATGGTGGCGGCTCCCTGGCAGATCGTTTTCTGGAATTGATGCAAAGGCCTGTTGTCTATAATCTGCACTGGCGACATGGACGTGATCATACCTGGCCGATAAGGTTAAATCTGGGGCCTAAAGGTATGCTGATCAATGGCTGGGCCGGTTCCGGAGGTGATGGGCTGCCCTGGGCCTTTAAAGAATTGAAAGCCGGACCGATCGTTGGAGAACGTACCCTCGGCATCCTGGTAGGTCCTGCCACCGGACATCAGCTCATCGATGGCGGAAGCATCACCGTGCCAGGTGCGCGGCTCTATGCCAATGATGGGAAGTGGTTCTGGGAAGGTGAAGGCGTTTCACCCAATTACGAGGTGTGGGATGATCCGGAACTGCTGATGCAGGGTCGCGATCCGCAAATTGAAAAAGTGGTCACGGAAGTTATGAAGCTGGCGAAAGAACATCCCGGCCGCATGACCCCGGCACCAAAACCGGATGACCGCACCGCGAAGGGGTTGAATAAGAATTGA
- a CDS encoding metal-dependent hydrolase: MDSLTHIVVGAAVGDLILGKKIGNRGMVLGALAGSVPDFDVFTQLLTDDLGGLELHRAFTHSWVFMFTAPLLLAWLMPHWYRGAFRRWPGYPWLRGMIFVLFYLILAAGLTWITTFLAGWYGLIPGILGLTLGGVIFYNYYHAQIRGFADHMQEPESVGFGQWYLLFALNILIHIVLDCATSYGTQIWYPFSNERVAWGNMAVVDLLFTLPLALTVSIAAALPRSALLRKFLLVAGLVVSSIYWAGTWVNKDRVNGIWKESLRMSHLEPSQSYASPTLTNNVLWHGVAVAGDSIYVGDYALTDKNPVFRITNRYAYWSSPPPDLAGTRAWRILTWFSKGYYHWKQEGEGYSFTDLRFGGIPSEGDDEGVFRFHLVKNGMGDWQVDGGREGNGQDIRAGLHSLWIRMKGLP, encoded by the coding sequence ATGGATTCATTAACACATATCGTCGTCGGTGCCGCGGTAGGAGATCTGATCCTGGGGAAGAAAATCGGCAACCGGGGGATGGTACTTGGTGCGCTGGCCGGTTCCGTACCGGATTTTGATGTGTTTACCCAGTTATTAACGGATGACCTGGGCGGATTGGAACTGCACCGTGCCTTCACCCATTCGTGGGTATTCATGTTTACTGCGCCTTTGTTGCTGGCCTGGTTGATGCCACATTGGTACCGGGGGGCTTTCAGACGCTGGCCGGGGTACCCGTGGCTGCGCGGGATGATCTTTGTTTTGTTTTATTTGATTCTCGCTGCAGGGCTGACATGGATTACCACTTTTTTAGCAGGATGGTACGGATTAATACCTGGCATCCTGGGATTGACCCTGGGTGGTGTGATCTTTTACAATTATTACCATGCTCAGATCCGGGGTTTTGCTGACCACATGCAGGAACCGGAATCGGTAGGTTTCGGCCAGTGGTACCTCCTCTTTGCCCTGAACATATTGATCCACATTGTATTGGACTGTGCGACTTCCTATGGTACTCAGATCTGGTATCCCTTTTCCAATGAGCGGGTAGCCTGGGGCAATATGGCCGTGGTGGATCTATTGTTCACATTGCCATTGGCTTTGACGGTGAGTATTGCAGCTGCCTTACCGAGAAGTGCTCTCCTCCGAAAATTTCTGTTGGTTGCCGGGTTGGTGGTGAGCTCGATTTACTGGGCGGGGACCTGGGTTAATAAAGACCGGGTAAATGGTATTTGGAAAGAATCACTCCGGATGAGTCATCTTGAACCCAGCCAATCCTATGCATCACCCACCCTCACGAATAACGTTCTCTGGCATGGGGTGGCAGTGGCTGGTGATAGCATATATGTTGGGGACTATGCCCTGACAGATAAGAATCCGGTGTTTCGCATCACCAACCGGTATGCTTATTGGTCCAGTCCGCCACCGGACCTGGCCGGCACCCGCGCCTGGCGGATACTGACCTGGTTTTCCAAAGGGTATTACCATTGGAAGCAGGAGGGTGAAGGATACAGTTTCACCGATCTGCGCTTTGGGGGTATACCGTCGGAAGGTGATGACGAAGGCGTGTTCAGATTTCATCTGGTGAAAAACGGAATGGGAGACTGGCAGGTGGACGGAGGGCGTGAAGGCAACGGACAAGACATCCGTGCCGGATTGCACAGTCTCTGGATACGCATGAAGGGTTTGCCCTGA
- a CDS encoding DUF5106 domain-containing protein yields MKLIKYLILVLPTLLFACQSTSPDANAETAESPDILIHIDQGPIGWAFVVGIYGDQRFKLDSAQMDEKGDLRFKRQEPYPQGVVYVLLPNNASFPLIVGADQTMKVNTVINELIGQIKVEGNLENELLYGITHQEDVYNRLIEPLNSQVEAMDQSNPAYQSLVSKRDSLVRVRTEITDNTLKKYPDAFVTKFKNAGKNPDIPDVIGPDGQPDLNAKLVRYRRAFWDGVDFSDERLLRTPVIYNKLNRYMTELTIQDADSIIQSADVLINRVKEDKPYFKFFVNWIGLKYEPGKVNLMDAEAVYVNLVQNYITRDLAFWADSMQIYGLQKRASEMAASCVGLKAPNVISTDPSGQKRAIYDMKEPYVVVYMFNPTCDHCIAETPQLLSLFNQWKREGKGFGVYAIALDTNPEEWKGFIQKFNTGAFVNVFDPTNASIYAKYYVDNTPEIYVLNPDRIIIGKNLHPEQIPIIIDRDQKKKAGS; encoded by the coding sequence ATGAAGTTAATCAAATATTTAATCCTGGTGCTTCCGACCCTGCTTTTCGCCTGCCAGAGCACTTCGCCTGATGCCAATGCTGAAACAGCTGAATCACCGGATATCCTAATTCACATTGATCAGGGTCCGATCGGATGGGCCTTTGTTGTTGGTATTTATGGCGATCAGCGCTTCAAATTGGATTCTGCCCAAATGGATGAAAAAGGAGATCTCCGATTTAAACGGCAAGAACCTTACCCGCAGGGCGTGGTATATGTATTGCTGCCGAATAACGCTTCCTTTCCGTTGATCGTTGGTGCGGACCAGACTATGAAAGTGAATACGGTGATCAACGAGCTCATCGGCCAGATAAAAGTCGAGGGCAATCTGGAAAATGAATTGCTCTATGGGATTACCCACCAGGAAGATGTCTACAACCGGCTAATTGAACCTTTGAACAGCCAGGTGGAAGCCATGGATCAGTCCAATCCTGCTTATCAGTCGCTGGTATCAAAAAGGGATAGTCTGGTAAGGGTACGTACGGAAATTACGGATAATACCCTAAAAAAATACCCGGATGCGTTCGTCACCAAATTTAAGAATGCCGGCAAGAATCCCGATATCCCGGATGTGATCGGGCCTGATGGCCAACCAGACCTGAATGCCAAGCTGGTCCGCTACCGGAGAGCTTTTTGGGACGGTGTCGATTTTTCCGATGAGCGACTGCTGCGCACACCCGTCATATACAATAAGTTGAACCGCTACATGACCGAACTGACCATCCAGGATGCCGACAGCATCATCCAGTCGGCAGATGTGCTGATCAACCGGGTAAAAGAAGATAAACCCTATTTTAAATTTTTTGTAAACTGGATCGGTCTAAAGTACGAACCAGGCAAGGTCAATCTGATGGATGCAGAAGCCGTCTATGTTAACCTCGTGCAGAATTACATCACACGGGATCTCGCTTTTTGGGCAGACTCCATGCAGATCTACGGACTACAAAAGCGGGCCAGCGAAATGGCAGCAAGTTGTGTCGGTCTGAAAGCTCCCAATGTAATCTCCACCGATCCCAGTGGGCAGAAGCGGGCAATCTACGACATGAAAGAACCCTACGTGGTCGTCTATATGTTCAACCCTACCTGTGACCATTGTATTGCGGAAACACCCCAACTGCTGAGCTTATTCAATCAATGGAAACGAGAAGGCAAAGGCTTCGGCGTTTATGCCATCGCCCTGGATACCAATCCGGAAGAGTGGAAAGGATTCATCCAGAAATTCAACACCGGTGCCTTTGTCAATGTATTCGACCCGACCAATGCGTCCATCTATGCGAAATATTATGTCGACAATACACCGGAGATCTACGTCCTGAACCCGGACCGGATCATCATCGGCAAGAACCTGCATCCGGAGCAAATACCGATTATTATCGACAGGGACCAGAAAAAGAAAGCAGGTAGCTAA
- a CDS encoding MBL fold metallo-hydrolase, translating to MRVEQIYTGCLAQGAYYIESEGEVAIVDPLRETEPYIQKAKADGATIKYIFETHFHADFVSGHLDLAKKTGAEIVYGPQADTTYEKHTARDGEEFPLGKVRIRVLHTPGHTPESTTYLLLDENGKEYAIFSGDTLFIGDVGRPDLAQKKGSLTKEDLAGWLYDSLRHKIMTLPDDVIVYPAHGAGSACGKNMSSETWDTLGHQKATNYALRADMTRDEFIKEVTDGLQPPPQYFAKNAKINKSGYESIDVVIKRGAIPLSPRAFEVAANEHDALILDVRDKEEFVKGFVPNSVFIGLDGSFAPWVGALIPDLQQPILIVAPEGKEEETVLRLARVGYDHAIGYLQGGFAAWKAAGEEVDTIEALDVPTLAAMMKSGEKLHILDVRKPGEWSAEHVDGASHFPLDFINDHMSEINRDDTYYLHCRSGYRSTIAASILKSRGFEKIVDVVGTFEDMIAAGIPTTDYVCPSTLKSEG from the coding sequence ATGAGAGTAGAACAGATTTATACCGGATGCCTCGCTCAAGGGGCATATTACATCGAAAGCGAAGGCGAAGTTGCCATCGTTGATCCATTACGGGAAACCGAGCCCTATATCCAGAAGGCCAAGGCCGATGGAGCGACCATCAAGTACATTTTTGAGACCCACTTTCATGCTGATTTTGTTTCCGGCCACCTGGATCTTGCCAAAAAGACCGGAGCTGAGATCGTATACGGACCGCAAGCCGACACGACGTACGAGAAACATACTGCCAGGGATGGTGAAGAATTTCCATTGGGAAAAGTGCGGATCCGTGTACTGCACACGCCGGGACACACTCCGGAAAGCACCACCTATCTCTTGCTGGATGAAAACGGAAAGGAATATGCCATCTTCTCGGGGGATACGCTCTTTATTGGGGATGTAGGCCGCCCAGATCTGGCCCAGAAGAAAGGCTCCCTGACCAAGGAAGACCTGGCCGGATGGCTCTATGACAGCCTGCGTCATAAGATCATGACCCTGCCTGATGATGTGATCGTTTATCCTGCCCATGGTGCCGGTTCGGCATGCGGCAAAAACATGTCTTCCGAGACCTGGGATACTCTGGGTCACCAGAAAGCAACCAATTATGCCCTGCGGGCCGATATGACCCGTGATGAATTCATCAAAGAAGTGACCGATGGGTTGCAACCCCCGCCTCAATATTTTGCCAAGAATGCCAAGATCAATAAATCAGGTTATGAAAGCATCGATGTGGTGATCAAGCGTGGAGCTATTCCGCTGTCTCCACGGGCATTTGAAGTGGCTGCCAATGAGCACGATGCGCTGATCCTGGACGTTCGCGACAAAGAAGAATTTGTAAAAGGTTTTGTTCCCAATTCCGTATTTATTGGCCTGGATGGATCCTTTGCGCCCTGGGTTGGCGCCCTGATACCGGACTTGCAACAGCCCATCCTCATTGTTGCACCGGAAGGCAAGGAAGAAGAAACAGTCCTGCGCCTGGCACGGGTGGGATATGACCATGCCATTGGTTACCTTCAGGGAGGCTTCGCCGCCTGGAAAGCTGCGGGAGAAGAGGTGGATACCATCGAAGCATTGGATGTACCCACACTTGCCGCCATGATGAAATCCGGTGAAAAACTCCACATTCTGGATGTTCGTAAACCAGGCGAATGGAGCGCTGAGCATGTGGATGGAGCCAGTCATTTCCCGCTGGATTTCATCAACGACCACATGAGCGAGATCAACCGCGATGACACCTATTATTTACATTGCCGTTCCGGCTACCGCAGTACCATTGCAGCTTCGATCCTCAAGTCCCGTGGATTTGAAAAGATCGTCGATGTTGTCGGGACATTTGAAGATATGATTGCCGCCGGAATTCCTACGACAGACTACGTTTGCCCCTCGACATTGAAGAGTGAAGGATAG
- a CDS encoding helix-turn-helix transcriptional regulator produces MRETEVINRDLAERLERTAFILKTVAHPLRLGIIHLLEQYPKLAVTEICEMLGCEQSLLSHHLQNMRFKGILSVERDGRNMFYSLKERDVSLIIECLENCNCNM; encoded by the coding sequence ATGAGAGAAACCGAAGTCATTAACCGCGATTTGGCCGAGCGCCTGGAACGCACGGCATTTATCCTCAAGACCGTGGCCCACCCGCTCCGGCTGGGTATTATCCACTTGCTGGAGCAATACCCCAAGCTGGCCGTGACGGAAATCTGCGAAATGCTAGGTTGTGAGCAGTCCCTGCTTTCCCATCACCTGCAAAACATGCGCTTTAAAGGCATCCTCAGCGTAGAGCGGGATGGCCGCAACATGTTCTATTCCCTCAAAGAGCGCGACGTGTCTCTGATCATCGAGTGTCTGGAAAACTGCAACTGCAATATGTGA
- a CDS encoding gliding motility-associated C-terminal domain-containing protein yields MALAPNGIIYLSHVNENFLSAITNPDGAQAQCQYVDSAYYLGDRSHDVNTIDPYFARQSLLPRTVVLPPRSFRSDTAVCQDNPIQLIKPDNINRFTWWDGDTASSRIISSPGTYWLEIEKDGCIRRDSITVSEISTSFITLPNDTTLCPGAQLRINIPTSMTATWQDGSLANSYEITSSGLYWVDLEHNGCVRRDTIQVLAANPGSLHISSDSFSCETTALELTATSGFSSYQWNTGQTTNTITISDPGSYWVHGFSDEGCIVSDTITIHSNCECDVYIPNIFSPNGDGNNDVFTIHSACLFTTFQIDLYSRWGQHIFHSSDSTFQWDGGNWPPGVYVYNITFLSGNTINPKVLTGSVVLLR; encoded by the coding sequence ATGGCTCTGGCCCCGAATGGAATCATTTATCTCTCGCATGTGAATGAAAACTTCCTCTCGGCGATCACTAATCCAGACGGGGCTCAGGCACAATGCCAATACGTGGATTCCGCCTACTACCTGGGTGACCGATCGCATGATGTAAACACCATCGATCCATACTTTGCCAGGCAATCTTTATTGCCACGTACGGTTGTACTTCCACCTCGTTCTTTTCGTTCCGACACCGCCGTATGTCAGGATAACCCCATTCAACTTATTAAACCCGACAATATCAATAGATTCACCTGGTGGGATGGCGATACCGCCTCTTCCAGGATCATCTCCAGTCCCGGGACTTATTGGCTGGAAATTGAAAAAGATGGCTGCATACGCAGGGACTCGATCACCGTTAGTGAGATTTCCACCTCTTTTATTACCCTACCCAATGATACCACACTCTGTCCCGGAGCCCAATTGCGGATAAACATTCCCACCTCCATGACAGCGACCTGGCAGGACGGATCGTTAGCTAATTCTTATGAAATCACTTCCTCCGGATTATACTGGGTTGATCTGGAGCACAATGGATGCGTCCGACGGGATACCATCCAGGTCTTGGCTGCCAATCCAGGTTCATTGCATATTTCTTCCGATAGCTTTTCATGTGAAACGACGGCTTTGGAACTTACCGCAACCTCCGGATTTTCATCTTATCAATGGAATACCGGTCAGACCACAAACACCATCACCATCTCAGATCCGGGCTCCTATTGGGTCCATGGATTCAGCGATGAAGGGTGTATCGTATCGGATACCATCACGATTCATAGTAACTGTGAATGCGATGTCTATATTCCTAATATCTTTTCACCTAATGGCGACGGCAATAATGATGTTTTCACCATCCATTCTGCCTGTCTGTTTACGACGTTTCAGATCGACCTGTATAGCCGGTGGGGTCAGCACATCTTTCATTCATCCGATTCCACATTCCAATGGGACGGAGGGAATTGGCCTCCAGGTGTATATGTTTACAACATCACCTTTTTATCAGGTAATACAATCAATCCTAAAGTATTAACCGGGTCAGTGGTCCTTCTACGGTAA
- the nrfD gene encoding polysulfide reductase NrfD — translation MRFGFVIDNRKCIGCHACTTACKSEHQVPVGVNRTWVKQVEKGTFPNTRRLFSVMRCNHCTDAPCVEICPVEALFFREDGIVDFNKNRCIGCKSCMQACPYDALYIDPDTHTAAKCNYCAHRVDVGLEPACVNVCPEHAIISGDMDDPDTEIAQLLSRQQVKVRKPEKGTVPNLFYIDADDASLNPSLTEKSNNYFWNSQERGVGHYAKQAEKMAFTNPDVVQAVIQASGVQGTTVEPEGAKSIDVLLGKPRRIYDSPDKGILWGWEVSAYVFTKAISAGAFLIPFLAWAFGWARPDAPTFFWALGLGLLFLGLTGLLLVKDLDRPDRFLNVLFRPQWKSWLVRGGYTITAYGALITLLALINWFGWFGLEAPVMWLTALVGVMVAIYTAFLFAQAKGRDFWQSPTLAVHMLVHSFMAGAAAFLILNVLLPQSWDWTAFLQRVMMIGIGVNLFTMLMEMTMTHPTVDAKRVVHMILEGRYRNLFWMGTVLIGNVLPVTLLVFAQGNPLLWALAAVLVLVGIYVTEKIWVEAPQRIPLS, via the coding sequence ATGAGATTTGGATTCGTCATCGATAACCGTAAATGCATCGGTTGTCATGCCTGTACCACCGCCTGCAAGAGTGAACATCAGGTTCCGGTAGGCGTTAACCGCACCTGGGTTAAACAGGTCGAGAAAGGCACGTTTCCCAATACACGGAGGTTGTTTTCGGTCATGCGGTGCAACCACTGCACCGATGCTCCCTGTGTGGAGATCTGCCCGGTAGAAGCGCTATTCTTCCGGGAGGATGGGATCGTGGATTTTAACAAGAACCGCTGCATCGGGTGTAAGTCCTGTATGCAGGCATGTCCCTATGATGCCTTGTACATCGATCCGGATACGCACACGGCTGCTAAATGCAACTATTGCGCACACCGGGTGGATGTCGGCCTGGAGCCAGCCTGCGTCAATGTGTGCCCGGAACATGCCATCATCTCCGGTGACATGGACGATCCAGATACGGAGATCGCCCAGTTGTTGTCCCGTCAGCAGGTGAAAGTGCGCAAACCGGAGAAAGGCACTGTGCCCAACCTCTTTTACATCGATGCCGACGATGCCTCCCTTAACCCTTCCCTGACCGAGAAGTCCAACAATTATTTCTGGAATTCACAGGAACGGGGAGTGGGACATTATGCCAAACAGGCTGAGAAAATGGCATTTACCAACCCGGATGTGGTTCAGGCCGTCATTCAGGCTTCAGGCGTCCAGGGGACGACCGTTGAGCCCGAAGGCGCAAAATCCATCGATGTTCTGCTGGGTAAGCCCCGACGGATCTACGATAGCCCCGATAAAGGGATATTGTGGGGTTGGGAAGTTTCCGCCTACGTTTTCACCAAAGCCATTTCTGCCGGTGCATTCCTGATCCCCTTCCTGGCCTGGGCCTTTGGTTGGGCGCGTCCCGATGCTCCGACATTTTTCTGGGCTTTGGGCCTTGGACTGCTTTTCCTGGGACTGACCGGCTTGCTTTTGGTTAAGGATCTGGATCGTCCGGATCGTTTTCTGAATGTGTTGTTCCGGCCACAGTGGAAATCCTGGCTGGTACGCGGTGGATATACCATCACTGCTTACGGGGCGTTGATAACCTTACTGGCCCTGATCAATTGGTTTGGCTGGTTTGGGCTGGAAGCTCCCGTCATGTGGTTGACAGCCCTGGTAGGGGTTATGGTAGCCATTTATACGGCCTTTTTGTTTGCCCAGGCCAAAGGACGCGACTTTTGGCAGAGTCCTACACTCGCCGTCCATATGCTGGTCCACAGTTTTATGGCCGGAGCTGCTGCCTTTCTGATCCTGAATGTATTGCTTCCGCAATCCTGGGATTGGACAGCATTCCTGCAGCGGGTCATGATGATCGGGATCGGTGTCAATCTGTTTACCATGTTGATGGAGATGACCATGACGCATCCGACGGTTGATGCCAAGCGGGTGGTACACATGATCCTGGAAGGCCGCTACCGCAATCTCTTCTGGATGGGTACGGTATTGATCGGAAATGTGCTTCCGGTGACACTGCTGGTCTTTGCCCAGGGTAATCCCCTGTTGTGGGCACTGGCAGCTGTGTTGGTTTTAGTGGGCATCTACGTGACCGAGAAGATCTGGGTGGAAGCGCCACAACGTATTCCTTTAAGTTAA